In a single window of the Flavobacteriales bacterium genome:
- a CDS encoding MmcQ/YjbR family DNA-binding protein: MNIEELRDICISLPHVTEDIKWGNNLCFLVVNKIFLISAMDESPIRASFKIPYDLFNHLIERDGIYQAPYLAKRQWVMIENIEYLSTEQWRGFTKQSYNLIVSKLSKRIQEKLK; this comes from the coding sequence ATGAATATTGAAGAACTTCGAGATATATGTATTTCACTTCCACATGTAACGGAAGATATTAAATGGGGAAATAATTTATGCTTCCTCGTTGTAAACAAAATATTCCTAATTTCTGCAATGGACGAATCTCCTATTCGAGCATCGTTTAAAATCCCCTATGATCTATTTAATCATTTAATTGAAAGAGACGGGATTTATCAAGCTCCATATCTGGCAAAAAGACAATGGGTTATGATAGAAAATATTGAATATTTATCGACCGAACAATGGAGGGGATTTACAAAACAATCTTATAATTTGATTGTCTCCAAACTCTCAAAAAGGATACAAGAAAAGCTCAAATAA
- a CDS encoding OmpA family protein, translated as MRIYKGVVILLVVLFNGGSLFAQTDMFIKADRAFEREEYNVACFLYEKLYPRAKKINKLEKARVCFNLGESYRLSGNIRKSESWYKKSVSGKYFDPISILRLANAQAFNKKFEDAEVNYRLYLSKVPYDEIGIRDYANCKRAQEWIKSPTQWSIRNMAEINSKYSEFSGAYVEKKFKTIIFTSSRKEATGSEDDGRTGEQYTDLFISKRGRKGKWSKPAVVEGSINTEYGEGATSFNKKYNAVFYTSCKTEKKRAVGCEIYWAKKKGKGFGDPMLIPISSDTFICAHPSMAKDNATLYFTSDMPGGFGGNDIYVTTYNKRGKQWTKAKNLGPSINTSGNEVFPFIKSDGVLYFSSDTHDGMGGLDIFKSTKEGDAWGKPENLQYPVNSTADDFSILFKPGREEGLFSSNRIEGRGRDDIYEFLWQIYTIKLEGYAYDKETKEALPGGFVTLTTADGQVLTDTIDSTGFYSFELEQNRAYDMEATLDKFLNDGAEIGTYDVRGDTTFTQNMYLQNTVKPIILPNILYDVAKWDLRAESKKSLDILLTTLNGNPNITIELGSHTDNRGDSKYNKSLAAKRAKACVDYLIENNIEKERLTPKGYGEDNPRELEEDLGSFKAGDIMGKKFIRGLDSDDLEEEAHQLNRRTSFKVLETDFVSKRVVLDEDDYQYDADSSEDDDEDW; from the coding sequence ATGAGAATTTATAAGGGCGTAGTAATACTATTAGTAGTATTGTTTAATGGGGGGAGTTTGTTTGCACAAACCGATATGTTCATCAAAGCAGATAGAGCTTTTGAGAGAGAGGAATATAACGTCGCATGTTTTTTATACGAGAAACTTTATCCGAGAGCGAAGAAGATAAATAAGCTTGAAAAAGCTAGAGTGTGTTTTAATTTAGGAGAGTCATATAGGCTCAGTGGAAACATCAGAAAATCGGAATCGTGGTATAAAAAATCCGTTTCAGGAAAATATTTTGATCCAATTTCTATTTTAAGATTGGCAAACGCACAAGCCTTCAATAAAAAATTCGAGGATGCAGAGGTGAATTACAGATTGTATTTATCTAAAGTGCCATATGATGAAATTGGTATTAGAGACTATGCAAATTGTAAAAGAGCGCAAGAATGGATTAAATCACCGACACAATGGTCGATTAGGAATATGGCCGAAATAAATTCTAAGTACAGTGAGTTTTCCGGTGCTTATGTAGAAAAGAAATTTAAAACGATAATATTTACTTCGAGTAGGAAGGAAGCCACTGGCTCTGAAGATGATGGTAGGACAGGTGAGCAATACACGGATCTTTTTATCTCTAAAAGAGGACGAAAAGGGAAGTGGAGTAAACCGGCTGTTGTAGAAGGATCTATTAATACAGAATATGGAGAAGGGGCCACTTCATTCAACAAAAAGTATAACGCAGTTTTTTACACCTCGTGTAAAACAGAAAAGAAGAGAGCCGTAGGATGTGAAATTTATTGGGCCAAGAAGAAAGGTAAAGGGTTCGGGGATCCTATGCTGATCCCAATCTCTTCAGATACTTTTATATGTGCGCATCCTTCAATGGCAAAAGATAATGCCACGTTATACTTTACTTCGGATATGCCTGGAGGTTTTGGTGGGAATGATATCTATGTTACTACTTATAATAAGAGAGGCAAGCAATGGACAAAAGCCAAAAACCTTGGACCGTCAATTAATACTTCGGGTAATGAAGTTTTCCCATTTATTAAAAGTGATGGAGTATTATATTTTTCTTCGGACACTCACGATGGGATGGGAGGCTTAGATATATTTAAGTCGACAAAAGAGGGAGATGCCTGGGGTAAACCAGAGAACCTGCAGTATCCTGTTAACTCAACTGCCGATGATTTTTCTATACTCTTTAAACCTGGAAGAGAAGAAGGGCTGTTTTCTTCAAACCGAATAGAGGGTAGAGGAAGAGATGATATCTATGAATTCCTTTGGCAGATATACACCATCAAATTAGAAGGGTATGCCTACGATAAAGAAACGAAAGAAGCCTTGCCTGGAGGGTTTGTTACACTTACTACAGCAGATGGGCAGGTGTTAACAGATACAATTGATTCAACTGGATTTTATTCGTTCGAATTAGAGCAGAATAGAGCTTACGATATGGAAGCTACTCTAGATAAGTTTTTAAATGATGGTGCTGAAATTGGTACATATGATGTGAGGGGAGATACAACATTCACACAAAATATGTATTTGCAGAATACGGTTAAGCCAATCATCTTGCCAAATATCTTATACGATGTAGCTAAATGGGATCTAAGAGCAGAGTCGAAAAAATCGTTGGATATTTTATTAACGACGTTAAATGGTAATCCTAATATTACGATTGAGCTTGGATCACATACGGATAATCGAGGAGATAGTAAATACAACAAATCTCTCGCGGCAAAAAGAGCAAAGGCATGTGTTGATTATTTAATTGAGAATAATATCGAGAAGGAACGCCTAACACCAAAAGGCTATGGTGAGGATAATCCTCGAGAACTGGAAGAAGACTTGGGTTCTTTTAAAGCAGGGGATATAATGGGTAAGAAGTTTATTAGAGGCTTAGATTCGGATGATTTAGAAGAAGAGGCACATCAATTAAATAGACGAACTAGCTTCAAGGTATTAGAAACAGATTTCGTATCTAAGCGAGTCGTTTTAGACGAAGACGACTATCAATATGATGCAGATAGTAGTGAAGATGATGACGAAGATTGGTAG
- a CDS encoding SprB repeat-containing protein, which yields MKKAILLLIAPFLFNQAFGQLATSVVATDISCYGECDGSIVGSVSGSTPLPTSGLMSLDKYWEPQPILQDYAKAFTFSR from the coding sequence ATGAAAAAAGCAATTCTACTATTAATAGCACCTTTCTTATTTAACCAAGCATTTGGACAGCTAGCAACTTCCGTAGTAGCAACTGATATTAGTTGCTATGGAGAGTGTGATGGATCAATAGTTGGATCTGTATCAGGCAGCACCCCCTTGCCTACCAGTGGTTTAATGAGTTTGGACAAATATTGGGAACCACAACCAATATTACAGGATTATGCCAAGGCATTTACATTTTCAAGGTAA
- a CDS encoding DNA alkylation repair protein, translating into MREYIAALKEAFEEHSNAEIAAQQKAYMRNQFEFIGLKTQTRRAASRPFLVKEYLPVKSVMTKIVVELWNEDSRDYHHFAQELYLKYVKQIEKRDIEMFGYMIANQSWWDTVDFIAPKLVGAYFKKFPEERDKIIKHWLASDNIWLQRSCVIFQLKYKHELDTIFLDYVINQLLGSKEFFINKAIGWMLREYGKTNAAWVVDFAYRTELHSLSRREALRIIYS; encoded by the coding sequence ATGAGAGAATACATTGCCGCACTGAAAGAAGCCTTTGAGGAACATAGCAATGCAGAAATTGCCGCGCAGCAAAAAGCCTATATGCGAAACCAGTTTGAGTTTATAGGCTTAAAAACCCAAACTCGAAGGGCCGCTTCAAGACCCTTTTTAGTAAAAGAATATTTACCCGTAAAATCGGTGATGACAAAAATTGTGGTAGAGCTTTGGAATGAAGATTCTAGAGACTACCACCATTTTGCGCAAGAGCTCTATTTAAAATATGTAAAGCAAATAGAAAAACGCGACATTGAAATGTTTGGATACATGATTGCAAACCAATCGTGGTGGGATACGGTAGATTTTATTGCACCAAAATTAGTCGGAGCTTATTTCAAGAAATTCCCAGAAGAGCGAGACAAAATTATTAAACATTGGTTGGCTTCCGATAATATATGGCTTCAACGTAGTTGCGTTATCTTCCAACTGAAATACAAACACGAATTAGATACAATCTTTTTAGACTATGTAATTAACCAATTACTCGGTTCTAAAGAGTTCTTCATCAATAAAGCCATCGGTTGGATGCTTCGAGAATACGGTAAAACAAATGCCGCCTGGGTAGTAGACTTTGCTTATCGCACAGAATTACACTCTTTAAGTAGACGTGAAGCGCTTCGAATTATTTATAGCTAA